A stretch of DNA from Perca fluviatilis chromosome 15, GENO_Pfluv_1.0, whole genome shotgun sequence:
AAACGCTGGGCCTATTTTACTGCATGGAGTATTTTCAGGTACATCTGGTGATGCGTACGTACTTTTACCTAATATTTCacatgcaggactttaacttgtacattttgtttttacattcgTCGTATTGCAACTCTTACTCAAGGAAAGACTCATCCATCACTGTCAGTATTTAGCAGTACGCAAGTAGACCTTCGTTTTGTCTGCGTCGTACTGTTAACCCACCGAATGTCTTGAATGTAACGTTGGAAACTAGCCgtaaaaattttaataaaagcagaaatatttTTACTAAGTTACAGAGGAAGCTGTGGTCCTGTTTTACACAGGCTACCTTCAGGCTTCTCCAAGCTaattttaaaggtgcactatgagttcctgcatggtttcagcgtgaTTTCATTTGTGTTTCAAATGGTagtcatctctccttgatctggaacatcaacagaagtgacgtcatgcaggaactcatagtgcacctttaaagggatacgccactgtttgttgaaatagggcttatcacggtctcccctggctgagtgtttttggctcacttttactcacaacatgctaaccaacgACATAGGATTCCAtgcactacgctaagctaactagcggcggcaatgcatgcacaaaaaaatgcattgtcCCACCTATCTCCAGCTAGGGTAGACCGTAATAAGACCTATTTTAACAAACGGTGGCTTATCCCTTTAAATTAGCTTCATGTTTGTGCTGAAGAGTATTTGACAATTGACAGATTGAAGCTCTTGAATAGTTCACCACCAAAACCATCAGACCTGTAGCAGTGTGCCATCTAATTGGGGGAAAGCGCATGTACATGTACTGTTTTCAGTCCATCAAATGTCTAAACAGTCCCTTTCATTAAATCAGATGTAGGAATGTAGTTTTTAGTTGCTGTGATTtccaaaaaaaagctgaaatgttGAGTAAATTTCACCTAAATGTGTTGGCTTTGTTTCTTTCCTCCTTGTTTTTTGTGCGTTTCACTAAACATGACGTTTgtgcaataaaaaaacacttgaaaAATATGGCTCTGAAATTAATTTATTCATAACTGTCGTTGCCTAAAAATACACAGTACATGTGAAATACACAGAAGAAGTGTAATACAGAGCACATGATTGTGATTTACAAAAGGAAAAATCAAATCTAGcagtacaaatatatatatactggtcCGAGAAAACCAAAAGTTTTGGCATTTCAAACAATTGTCAACCAACCAAATGTTTCAGTGCATTAGAGACGGGGTTGAAAACCTGCTTCCACAAAAGTAACACACGACATTCGTGTCTCCATCTTCTCATTACAACGACTTAAAGATGAGAATAATCACAACTTCTACATCCCTTAAAACACAAATAATACCAGGAATGTTTTACACCGATGGACATTTACAATGTCAGGTAcattttaaacttaaaatatattctaaaacaaagaaaaaatcaTGACATATAATCATAAAAATCAACTAACTCAGGCCTCTAGCTCCCCCAGTAAAGCCTCAGACTGTCAGCAGCAGAGCCAGTCAGCTGGTCAGTCTCCTCGAGTCGGTCCAGAAAGttgaacacaccgaagagacgagacctaatacgtctccatagcaacaggcggcgctaatctgtgttGTCGctccaaaaaatgaaaaccggcagctgattggacgaacgcgtcacatgggtctggctgctccctgACCATCATGGCGTCTCGTTgagaatctgatctcatatcagactaaaatagttcacagacacatgttactggaaacatctggagagagaaataggcttaaaatgttttcagaaacacgtttttttgggcgacaacacAGATTAGCgaccgcctgctgctatggagacgcaTTACAtctcgcacatgcgcagaacgtacgctcaagtctgCATCGTTTTCTTTTTGACCAGCTCGGGGAGATggtcagtccgactggctttccTGGCGACAGGCGGCCGTCTGGCCGGTGTGTCTGAGCCTTAATGCGTCTCTAAAACTCTCTCTAAGACCTAATTACACTAAATGAACGCGCTCGTGTCTCCATCTTCTCATTACGACGAGCTAAAGATGAGAATAATCGCGACTTCTTCGTCCCTTAACACGCAAAGAATACCAGGAGTGTGTTACACCGATGGGACATTTCAGTCAGTTTcattttaaacttaaaatattagtctaaaaagaaagaaaacatcatgatatataatcataaaacaacaacaaactataTGACAGAATCCTAACAGAAGACCAGGTGTATTCTTGGCTAACCACTGACATGTGAAGACGAAACCAACGAGAGGTCCTCTGGCCCAGCCGGGACCTCGGCGTGCTCAGCAAGCCACGCTGGCGCTAAATTaaacgtgtgtgtctgtgtgtgtgtgtgtgtgtgtgtgtgtgtgtatgtgtgtgtggtgtgtgtgtgtgagtgtctgtctgtgtgtgtgtctgtagtgtggcatgtctgtagtgtgtgtgtgtgtgtgtgagagaaactgtgtaactgtgtgtgtgtgtgtgtgtgtctgtctgtctgtgtgtgtgatgtttgtgtgtgtgtgtgtggtgtttgtgtgtgtgtgtgtgtgtgtctgtctgtgtgtgtatgtggtgtttatgtgtgtgtgagtgtgtgtgtgtgtgtgtgatgttgtttatatgtgtatgtggtgtatgtgtgtgtgtctgtctgtctgtgtgtgtatgtggtgtatgtgtgtgtggtgtgtgagagaaactgtgtgtaactgtgtgtgtgtgtgtgtgtgtggtgtttgtgtgtgtgtgtgtatgatgtttatgtatgtgtgtgtgtgatgtttatgtatgtgtgtgatgtttatgtatgtgtgtgatgtttatgtatgtgtgtgatgtttatgtatgtgtgtgtgtgtgtgtgtgtgtgtgtgtgtgtgtgtgtgtgtgttcttcttaAACATCTGGCGTGCAAAAAGCCATCCTGTAGCGCTCCAGTTGTCTGGCCAGATTCTGCTACGTTGTGCTGGCTGATTTAGGCGACCAATCACAGGGCTGAAATGTGAAGTGCGTGACGTCAGAGGGAAGGGGAAGGGGAGGAGTCACAGGACAACAACAGGGCTACTGATTGGCCGCTTCACAGGCGTCGATCCAATCGCTGTAAACATCCACCGGTTCAGACAGATCTGACGAGGGAAGGTTAAGGGCGCTCCACAAAAACTAACCATGTGTTCCTGACTAGACGCATGActcatagggtttgtcacgtggTGGCccccgtgcgctgacgtgcactaacatgtgtgtgcacgtcagcgcacggtaactggccaatgaaacgtGACCATTACAGCGTTTCAAGCTCTGAATCAAACAGAGCAGCGCTCCACTAAATACACCAAATATTACAGAGTTATcgcgacactttcgatataatattgtgatatcgcgatcacacacagacacacacacacacacacacacacacacacacacaaagagacacagacacacacacaaagagacacagacacacacacacacaaagagacacagacacacacacacacaaagatacacagacacacacacagacacacacacacacacacaaagagacacagacacacacacacacacacacagaacacacacacacacacacaacacacacacaagacacacacacacacaaagagacacacacacacacacagacacacacacagacacaaagaacacaacaacacacagacacacacacagacacaaagagacacagacacacacacacacacaacaaaacacacacaacacacaacacgagacacagacagacacacagacacacacacacacacaaagagacacacacacacacacacacaaagacacagacacacagacacacacacaccaaaacaaacaaacaaaacacacacacacacacagacacacacacacacaacacacacacacacacacacaacacacacacaaacacacacacacacaacacaaacacacacacacacaaaagacacagacacacacacacacacacacacacacacacacacacacacacagacacacacaagaccacacacacacacacacacacacacacacacacacgaagagacacacacacacacactaaaagacagagacacacacacacacacacgcaggacacacacacacacacacaaagacacacacacacacacacacacacacacacacacaaacacacacacacaacacacacacacaacacacacagacacacacacacacacacaaaaaacacacacacacacacacacaaaacacacacacacacataaaaacacacacaacacacacacaaaacacacacacacacaaaacacaaaacacacacacacacacacacacacacacacacacacacacacacacacacacacacacacacacacacacacagacacacacacacacacacaaaatagacacacacacacacacacaccataccacacacacacacaacacacacacacacacacacacacacacacacacacacacacacacaccacacacacacacacacacacacacacacacaccacagcaaCACAACAAATTACCGACACAACTTCGTAGAAGTCTAACTCCAACACTCAATATGattcctgtttttttccccctgaacACAGGCCTggactgttttctctctctctcggttctcttcttcctctctcttctctctccctgtctctctctctcctgtctctctctctccccctgtctccttttctctgtgtctcctgtcctctctctctctcctggttctctcctctgtctctctgtctctctctctccctgtctctctcccctgtctctctctctctctcccctgtctctctctctctccctgcctctctctctcccctgtctctctcttcttgtctctctctctctctcccctgtctatctctctctctctctctctctctctctccctgtctctctccccctggctctctctctcccctgtctctctctctgtctgtctctctgtctctctctctgtctctctccccctgtctctctctctctgtctccctccctatctctctctctctctctcctgtctctctccccccgctctcccctctgtctctctctgtctgtctctctctccctgtctctctctcccctctctgtctctctctctctctctctctctctctgtctctcccctgtctctctccctgtctctgtctctctctctctctctctctctctctctctctcctgtctgtctgtctccctccctgtctgtctctctccctgtctctctctctctgaaggtGCTTACATTTTGACGTCGCAGGACTTCTCGTGGTTACAGAACGGGCAGGTGAACTGGACGTCCAGGTTACCCGTCATCTTCTTCTTCGGAGGCGGCTTTCTCTTCGACTTCCTGCGCCCCATTTAGATATATATTTAGATATATATTTAGATATATatttagatatatatatttagatatatgtttatatatatttagatatatatatgtttatatatatatatttataatgctGTTAATCTGCAGGAGACAAAAGATAACAGGAGGACATTACTAGACACTTTCACACTCACAATCACTTTACAACTCTGTTCTCatgggtctgtctgtctgtctgtctgtctgtctgtggtgtgtgtttggtgtgtctgtctctctgtctgtctgtctgtctgtctgtggtgtgtgttgtggtgtgtatgtatgtatgtttgtgtgtgtgttgtggtgtgtgtgtatgtgtctgtctgtctgtctgtgtgtctgtggtgtgtgtgttgtggtgtgtctgtgtgtgtgttgtggtgtgtgttgtggtgtgtctgtctgtctgtgtgtctgtggtgtgtgttgtggtgtgtgttgtggtgtgtgtgttgtggtgtgtctgtctgtctgtctgtgtgtctgtggtgtgtgttgtggtgtgtctgtctgtcagtgtgtcagtgtgtgtgtgtgtgtgtgttgtggtgtgtctgtctgtctgtctgtgtgtctgtggtgtgtgttgtggtgtgtgtgtgtgtgtgtgtgtgtgtgtgtgtgtgggtgtgtgtgtgtgtggtgtgtatgtgtgtgtgtgtgtgtgtatgtatgtgtatgtgtgtgtgttgtggtgtgtatgtgtgtgtgtgtgtgtgtgtgtggtgtgtctgtctgtctgtctgtctgtctgtctgtctgtctgtctgtctgtctgtctgtgtgtgtgtgtgtgtgttgtggtgtgtctgtctgtctgtctgtctgtctgtgtgtgtgtgtgtgtgtgttgtggtgtgtctgtctgtctgtctgtcagtgtgtcagtgtgtgtcagtgtgtgtgttgtggtgtgtgtgtctgtctgtctgtctctctgtctgtctgtgtgtgtgtggttgagttAATCTAAAGGCTCTGACCCACCAGAGATGGCCGATTATCTATATCTGGGACACTACACTGCATGTACACCACTAACCCTTATGTCATTTTTAGTAGTAGCTTAACAGTAACCGTCCACTTTTTGAACGGCTCTGGTTACGGTGATTTTCCCGTTCAATACCTCCATTGACGTTTCATTAAATGCTGATATACAAGAGTTTTACGTCTGGAATCGAGCCAATCAGCTACGAGATGAATCGTGACCATAACACGTTTAATTCGGcacaaaagaacattttgaaaacggcaTAAAAAGACCAAGAAACACGACCGTGTACCGAAACTATCAGAGACTTCAATGGTAGCCGCTCGTTCGGaggtaaacatttccatggtaactgCGAGCTTCACCAATCAGAGGCGAGCGCTGTTACGCTTGGGATTATGGGTAGTGTAGTACATGTCCATGACATCGCGAATAAAACACGTTTTTCTTAAAACTAATGTAGATTTTAGACGGACTTGTGGCTTCTACGGGAGCAGGAAACTTGGTTCGACAACCTGGTAGCTCGCAGTCGGTCTACCTCGGACGGTTGAGACATTATGGCCGATAATCGGAACCACCCTGTTGAAATATACGGCTTTTAATCATCACTGCACACCTGGATCCGAAGGCAGTAAAACCACTGGACCAAAACTACCTTCTGCTCGTGGATAACAACTAACGTTGAGTCGTGTTTCGTTACTATATGCTTATTATTCTACATCTTAAATCTCACCAAACAATCCAGCCTAGCTACGACAAACAGCATCACAGAAAACAGTGACGCGCCAAAAAGCCACCGAAGCTACACGCTAGCAAGCTAGCTCGCTAACCGCCGCTGGCCTGCGACTATGAGATAAAACTAGCTTTTAATAAACCAGTTTGGAGGTAAAAGGTGGAGCCGAAGTGTGTATTATGGGATGTATTACTGCCAATTTGCTTCATGATGTGCTGGTACTTACCAACGGGATGTCTCGCGGCGGAGGATGCTGTGTGTTCAACTGGATCATCCGGGTACCGCACAGAGGGACGGAGGATACAGAGGCTCGTTGCATTCAGGTGGTGTCGAAATAATCGGAGAAATGATTTCCCCGCTGGAAATACTGAAGTTAATGCATCCTCAAGTCGAAAAAACAACTCGGAAAGTCGGCGAAATGTTTGCTACACGACTGGCCGAGTTGGCGTCGTATACACAGGAGCTCTGCGGACGAAAGTAAATGTTGGGTTGATGATTAGAAactttttatattaatttatttgttgccTGTAATTTGTAATATGGGTTTAGTTAGTTGCTGTCCACGTAGAGTGACCTAGATTAGTTAGAACAGCATTAACTTGATAACAAGTCAGGTAAAGCGATAATTTAGTGGTTTTAGGCAACACGTCTGGGATAAAAATCACTAATATTAAGCTTCAAACTGGAAATAAATACTGGAAACCCTCTTTTGACGTTTGTTGTTAAACGCCCTGAGCTATAGCATACAATACAACACATCTTCTTTGTAACGTTCATGTTGTTTCCACATTTTGGACTTGAAGCTCATAAACGTCAGTCAGAAGATTGTCTTCCAAACCTCCGAGGAGCACTTGAATGCAGCTCGTGGATATGAggtattaaaaacataaaaaaagtaaataaaataaataaatgatgttaattAGTGTGCAATGTCCCTTCTTAATTAAGCAAACAGACCTATTtgggtggaaagtaactatgaAAGAAAAACTATAAAATCGATGAACAGATGAAtaaaaatattcattttcaaAGAATACCATTGATTGGCCCGTCTCGCCTCGAGGGGCGGGGCTTGTTCCTAGAGTAATATGACGGAGGAAGTGGAAGTGGCTCGGCTGGACCTTGGTCTACTAGTGTTTTTAGCAGTAGGAGTTAGATCAGTTTGCATTTGGCCTTCCTAAATCCGGAcagggaaaggaaaggaaggtaAGTGAACGTGTGTGTAACTTTAGAgagtaactgtaactgtaacttaTCCTGAAGAAATGCTGAATGAAGCAACAACTTAGAGTTGAAACGTGTGTAACTCAAGCTGTTATAACGTTAGCTCTTCAGGTGCTAAAGTTACCTGCTGTAGACATGTCCCCACACAGACTGTATATTAGTTTATGTATTTCCCTTTATCCCAACATGCTAATACCTTGTTCCATAAGGAATGCACACATAGGCTGTAACTGTCAGTGAATTGTGTAACTGTATTTTCTCTGCTCTGTTATCTTATTCTGCAGACTTGATTATCAGGTCTGCTGCACGTGGAGCTCCAGCTGACAAACGCACCAGAGCTTTATCTCTGTGGCCCCAGATATTTGGACACCATGGCAACAGAGGGGGCGCCCACAGACACCATGGCAACAGAGGGGCCGCCCACAGACGTGGTCAAAGTGCTCCATCTCCTGGTGCTCTCCTTCTCCTGGGGCATGCAGCTCTGGGTCTCCTTCATAGCAGGtgggaggacagacagacagacagacagacagacagacagaaactaacagacacagacagacagacaggcagtcagtctgtctgtctgtgataggtcagtcagtcttaactgttaggtagcttacagacctttcaggaacaggtctgtctgtctgtctgtctgcctgtctgtctgtctgtctgtctgtgataggtcagtcagtcttaactgttaggtagcttacagacctttcaggaacaggtctgtctgtctgtctgtctgtctgcctgtctgtctgtctgtctgtgataggtcagtcagtcttaactgttaggtagcttacagacctttcaggaacaggtctgtctgtctgtctgtctgcctgtctgtctgtctgtctgtgataggtcagtcagtcttaactgttaggtagcttacagacctttcaggaacaggtctgtctgtctgtctgtctgtctgcctgtctgtctgtctgtgataggtcagtcagtcttaactgttaggtagcttacagacctttcaggaacaggtctgtctgtctgtctgtctgtctgcctgtctgtctgtctgtgataggtcagtcagtcttaactgttaggtagcttacagacctttcaggaacaggtctgtctctctgtctgtctgtctgcctgtctgtctgtctgtgatagGTCAGTCAGTCTTAACTGTTAGGTAGCTTACAGACCTTTTGGTAACAgttcctcctcttttctctcttaaaatgccAGTTTAAACTGAGAACGTAGCAGCGTGTAGCATGGCTGTAGCTATGTTTAGATGGTTGATCTTGATGTCTGTGCCTGCAGGCTTTGCGTTGGTGCGGCAGGTGAGTCGGCACACCTTCGGCCTGGTGCAGAGTAAGCTCTTCCCGGTGTACTTCCACTGCCTGCTGGCGAGCAGCGCGGTCAGCCTGGCTGTGTTCGCGGCGTACCAACCAACGCTGCTGCTGGACTGGCATCAGAGTCTGCAGGTCAGACACCTCTTCATTTTACAGCTctcatattgtaaaaaaaaagtgagatatccatgtcttctttgttttttttctcagggcTGTTGATCGATTAAAATATTGAATCGGGATTAATCGCATAATTGGCCATAGTTAAAGGtccactgtgtaggaatttctcccatctagtggtaaaattgtattttgcattcaaacaaaTTGTGCTCTCTAgcctcgctttttcaaatgcttgtcatatatatatatatatatatatatatatatatatatatacatacatacatacatacatacatacatacacacacacacacacacacacacacacacacacacacacacacacagaagtacacacacacacacacacacacactagggttGTGTACattttcgcatctgaaccaataacAGTACCTGAAATtcactgttttttctctttttcatcaaactgcagtttttacaagttcccacaatttcatcgcataaaattgcataaatatcatatatagcatattccatcgcattttttaagaaaacgttccgcataatcaaggatttttgcctcgcaacaatcacaaaaaaactccacacTTTTTCTGGTAGGACTGAATATCATATCacagtgaagtgtgtgtgtgtgtgtgtgtgtgtgtgtgtgtgtgtgtgtgtgtgtgtgtgtgtgtgtgtgtgtgtgtgtgtgtgtgtgtgtgtgtgtttttttttgaaccttttaaatttttcttttcataaaaaTGACTAATTGATAAAATAGatttatttaatagttgacaactaatggatgagtctttgcagctctaagttttgggtaaccttacttttttcaggcagttcaccacttacctttgtaccgtTTCAAACTATTCACTGGACtcgaactgctaaaatttcaataaaaaacaatttggacatacatacatacatacatactgtacatacatatcctttactttttcttttcataattGATAAAATAGATTTATTTAATAGTTGAGAACTAATGGATgattctttgcagctctactttaaccctcctccccttcttccAGTGAAGTATCTGGTCCTGTGTTACAGATGGTCTGTTCTTCATGTTATAGATGGTCTGTTCTTCGTGTTGCAGATGGTCTGTTCTTCATGTTACAGATGGTCTGTTCTTCATGTTATAGATGGTCTGTTCTTCATGTTACAGATGGTCTGTTCTTCATGTTATAGATGGTCTGTTCTTCATGTTATAGATGGTCTGTTCTTCATGTTATAGATGGTCTGTTCTTCATGTTATAGATGGTCTGTTCTTCATGTTACAGATGGTCTGTTCTTCATGTTACAGATGGTCTGTTCTTCATGTTATAGATGGGTCTGTTCTTTGTGTTACAGATGGTCTGTTCTTCATGTTGCAGATGGTCTGTTCTTTGTGTTACAGATGGTCTGTTCTTCATGTTACAGATGGTCTGTTCTTCATGTTATAGATGGTCTGTTCTTCGTGTTATAGATGGTCTGTTCTTCATGTTATAGATGGTCTGTTCTTCATGTTATAGATGGTCTGTTCTTCATGTTATAGATGGTCTGTTCTTCATGTTATAGATGGGTCTGTTCTTCATGTTATAGATGGTCTGTTCTTCATGTTACAGATGGTCTGTTCTTCGTTACAGAGGTCTGTTCTTCATGTTATAGATGGTCTGTTCTTCATGTTACAGATGGCTGTTCTTCAATTAGAGGTCTTTCTTCATGTTATCTTTATTTATAACTTTCTTCTGTATAATTCTCATGTTATAAGGTCTGTTCTTCTTAACTGTCATGttacaatacaaattctgtTGCAGATGTGTTCTATGTGCAGATGGTCTGTCTCATGTTGCAGATGCTGTTCTCATGTTATAGATGGTCTGTTTCATGTTACAGATGGTCTGTTCTTCATGTTACAGATGGTCTGTTCTTCGTGTTATAAGGTCGTTTCATGTTATAGATGGTCTGTTCTTCATGTTATAGATGGTCTGTTCTTCATGTTATAGATGGTCTGTTCTTCATGTTACAGATGGTCTGTTCTTCATGTTACAGATGGTCTGTTCTTCATGTTATAGATGGTCTGTTCTTCATGTTATAGATGGTCTGTTCTTCATGTTATAGATGGTCTGTTCTTCATGTTATAGATGGTCTGTTCTTCATGTTACAGATGGCTGTCTCTGTTTAGCTGTTCTTCTTATAGATGGTCTGTTCCTGTATACGTCATGTTTTGGCTGTTCTTCATGTTATAGATGGCTGTTCTTTGTAAGATGGGTCTGTCTTCGTGTTATAGAGGGTCTGTTCTTCATGTTATAGATGGTCTGTTCTTCATGTTATAGATGGGTTCTTCGTTATAGAGGTCTGTCTTCATGTTATAGATGGCTGTTCTTTATGTTATAGAGGTCTGTTCTTCGTTATAGGCTGTCTTCGTTTTAGCTGTCTTCTTTATAAGctgtctgtttattttttttttttttgttttctgtcttctcTTTTGAGTGGTGGTGTGGTTTGTGTAGGTGTGTTGGGGTGTATGAGGGTCTGTTCTTCATGTTACAGATGGTCTGTTCTTGGTGTTACAGATGGTCTGTTCTTCATGTTATAGATGGTCTGTTCTTCATGTTATAGATGGTCTGTTCTTCATGTTATAGATGGTCTGTTCTTCATGGTCTGTTCTTCGTGTTATAGATGGTCTGTTCTTCGTGTTATAGATGGTCTGTTCTTCATGGTCTGTTCTTCATGTTATAGATGGTCTGTTCTTCGTGTTACAGATGGTCTGTTCTTCGTGTTACAGATGGTCTGTTCTTCGTGTTACAGATGGTCTGTTCTTCGTGTTATAGAGGGTCTGTTCTTCGTGTTACAGATGGTCTGTTCTTCATGTTATAGAGGGTCTGTTCTTCATGTTACAGATGGTCTGTTCTTCGTGTTACAGATGGTCTGTTCTTCATGTTATAGATGGTCTGTTCTTCATGTTATAGATGGTCTGTTCTTCGTGTTATAGATGGTCTGTTCTTCGTGTTACAGATGGTCTGTTCTTCGTGTTACAGATGGTCTGTTCTTCGTGTTACAGATGGTCTGTTCTTCGTGTTACAGATGGTCTGTTCTTCGTGTTATAGAGGGTCTGTTCTTCGTGTTACAGATGGTCTGTTCTTCGTGTTATAGAGGGTCTGTTCTTCATGTTATAGATGGTCTGTTCTTCATGTTATAGATGGTCTGTTCTTCATGTTACAGATGGTCTGTTCTTCATGTTATAGATGGTCTGTTCTTCATGTTATAGATGGTCTGTTCTTCATGTTATAGAGGGTCTGTTCTTCATGTTATAGATGGGTCTGTTCTTCATGTTACAGATGGTCTGTTCTTCATGTTACAGATGGTCTGTTCTTCGTGTTATAGATGGTCTGTTCTTCGTGTTATAGATGGTCTGTTCTTCATGTTATAGATGGTCTGTTCTTCGTGTAACAGATGGTCTGTTCTTCGTGTTATAGATGGTCTGTTCTTCGTGTTATAGATGGTCTGTTCTTCATGTTATAGATGGTCTGTTCTTCATGTTATAGATGGTCTGTTCTTCATGGTCTGTTCTTCGTGTTATAGATGGTCTGTTCTTCATGTTATAGATGGTCTGTTCTTCGTGTTATAGATGGTCTGTTCTTCATGTTATAGATGGTCTGTTCT
This window harbors:
- the elof1 gene encoding transcription elongation factor 1 homolog, whose amino-acid sequence is MGRRKSKRKPPPKKKMTGNLDVQFTCPFCNHEKSCDVKMFLWSALNLPSSDLSEPVDVYSDWIDACEAANQ
- the tmem205 gene encoding transmembrane protein 205 isoform X2, which produces MATEGAPTDTMATEGPPTDVVKVLHLLVLSFSWGMQLWVSFIAGFALVRQVSRHTFGLVQSKLFPVYFHCLLASSAVSLAVFAAYQPTLLLDWHQSLQMGLFFVLQMVCSSCCRWSVLCVTDGSVLHVTDGLFLVLQMVCSSCYRWSVLHVIDGLFFMLQMVCSSCYRWSVLRVIDGLFFVL
- the tmem205 gene encoding transmembrane protein 205 isoform X3, with the protein product MATEGAPTDTMATEGPPTDVVKVLHLLVLSFSWGMQLWVSFIAGFALVRQVSRHTFGLVQSKLFPVYFHCLLASSAVSLAVFAAYQPTLLLDWHQSLQMGLFFVLQMVCSSCCRWSVLCVTDGLFFMLQMVCSSCYRWSVLHVTDGLFFMLQMVCSSCYRWSVLHVIDGLFFML